From Riemerella anatipestifer ATCC 11845 = DSM 15868, a single genomic window includes:
- a CDS encoding alkaline phosphatase — translation MKNILKQVAVFGLLFSVKLFFSQNYEKYSLENGFSHNDYLQTSPLIESFTLGFGLIEVDVHWDGNNLMVAHDASEIQNDRTLETLYIKPLSKLWVEGKGRPLKLLIDLKTPWQDTLPQIQNLLETYPNLHQQVQFVITGNIPPKELFSQYPYYLMFDGRIGERYSQNELAKIAIISDDFKKYTQWNGKGYPKAREKQTILETIDKVHSLGKPIRFWGSPDEINAWHTLMVYNVDYISTDQPKALAEVLERLAKSSYTSKVSHQPYQPKYKNFDKKKAKNILLFIPDGVSLPQLYAAYTANGNNLNIFKMPYSGVVNTSSADSFITDSAPGSTAFSSGVKTNNAYVGVDKKGNPLELLPDILDKYGKVSAVVTTAEVTDATPADFYAHTTNRNDHTKIISFFPTSKLKYLAGSPFSGWSEEIENHLKNQGIKIAKSLDCDLSHSKKTLILDQTAEKMKLDKRNNWLQQAYSLFLNKLNKNKQGFFFLIEASQTDVGGHWRDLPYAVSELQEMDNIVGSALKFADENEETLVVVVGDHETGGLTLLGGNPKQNKIFGQFATMDHTALPTIVFAYGPGAEQFTGFMDNTDVFYKILKALNMQHENNHH, via the coding sequence ATGAAAAATATACTAAAACAAGTAGCAGTCTTCGGACTGCTATTTTCAGTGAAGCTATTTTTCTCTCAAAATTATGAAAAATACAGCTTAGAAAACGGATTTTCTCACAATGATTACTTGCAGACCTCCCCTCTAATAGAAAGTTTCACCTTAGGATTTGGGTTAATAGAAGTAGATGTACATTGGGACGGCAATAATCTTATGGTTGCCCACGATGCCTCAGAAATACAGAATGATAGAACACTAGAAACCTTATATATAAAACCACTCTCAAAACTTTGGGTTGAGGGAAAAGGACGGCCACTGAAACTTCTAATTGACCTAAAAACTCCTTGGCAAGATACTTTACCTCAAATTCAAAACCTATTAGAGACATATCCAAATCTGCATCAACAGGTTCAATTTGTAATTACAGGCAATATACCACCTAAAGAATTATTTTCTCAATATCCCTATTATTTAATGTTTGATGGGAGAATTGGTGAAAGATATTCCCAAAACGAACTAGCAAAAATTGCAATAATTAGTGATGATTTCAAGAAGTACACTCAATGGAATGGCAAAGGCTATCCCAAAGCTAGAGAGAAACAAACTATTCTTGAGACTATAGACAAAGTTCACTCCTTAGGAAAACCTATTAGATTTTGGGGAAGCCCAGATGAAATCAATGCGTGGCATACACTAATGGTATATAATGTAGATTATATTTCAACGGACCAACCTAAAGCCCTAGCAGAAGTTCTTGAACGACTAGCCAAAAGTAGCTATACTTCCAAAGTTTCCCACCAACCCTATCAGCCCAAATACAAAAACTTTGATAAAAAAAAGGCAAAAAATATTTTGCTTTTTATACCAGATGGCGTCTCTTTACCACAGCTATACGCTGCATATACCGCCAATGGTAACAATCTGAACATCTTCAAAATGCCTTATTCTGGGGTAGTAAACACTTCATCAGCAGACTCTTTTATCACAGATTCTGCACCTGGCTCTACGGCTTTTTCTAGTGGGGTTAAAACTAATAATGCCTATGTTGGAGTAGATAAAAAAGGAAATCCCCTAGAACTATTACCAGATATTCTTGATAAATATGGCAAAGTAAGTGCCGTGGTAACAACAGCAGAGGTAACCGATGCTACTCCTGCAGATTTCTACGCCCATACTACTAACCGTAATGACCACACCAAAATCATTTCATTTTTCCCAACTTCTAAGCTGAAATATCTAGCAGGTTCACCGTTTTCAGGATGGTCAGAAGAGATAGAAAATCACCTAAAAAATCAAGGTATCAAAATAGCAAAATCGCTAGACTGTGATTTATCTCACTCAAAAAAGACTTTGATACTTGACCAAACAGCAGAAAAAATGAAACTAGACAAGAGAAACAACTGGCTACAACAAGCCTACTCTCTTTTCTTAAACAAATTAAACAAAAACAAACAAGGTTTTTTCTTTTTAATAGAAGCCAGTCAAACAGATGTTGGTGGGCATTGGCGAGACCTTCCTTATGCTGTGTCTGAACTGCAAGAGATGGATAATATTGTAGGTTCAGCATTGAAATTTGCTGATGAAAATGAAGAAACTCTAGTTGTAGTAGTAGGAGACCACGAAACAGGAGGACTTACATTACTTGGAGGCAACCCTAAACAAAATAAAATATTTGGACAATTTGCCACGATGGATCACACAGCTCTACCTACAATAGTATTTGCCTATGGTCCTGGAGCCGAACAATTCACTGGATTTATGGATAACACTGATGTTTTTTATAAAATATTAAAAGCTCTTAACATGCAACATGAAAACAATCATCACTAA
- a CDS encoding RagB/SusD family nutrient uptake outer membrane protein, producing the protein MKTLKILALSLILAFSLQSCSRELDIEQEGSPNLQNFWKTEYDLMTGSNAMYRQLMSGEFYGRGLFWFINASDDMVTGRTRAEADNAKNFNSSYLGGSLENQWFVRYWTIARANDVLHYADQTSASEKVKNKYKGEALFMSSRMYFELASNYGNEKAGVPILPRDGSIAKEPIPRATNVNVNYDMIIEDLKKAGEMLPWLNELSASEKGRPHKVAAWALLSKVYLFKKDYANAEIWATKVMKEGNRQLMANFRDVFKAENNFGSEYIWSANTTPEFTGWGSILAGVMLENRGWGEYNGWGYFTPTKELYDSYEEGDKRREATILKPGDKFIFNNKERVYSTVNSPTEMQFNKYMDAFKVDIKNNPSIVSQNGDFPATNLNIPLMRYAEVILIAAEAKLMQGKNADTEINMIRVRAGLSPKSGNTMTDLKRERRNELAGEWSDRHRDLVRWGDAQAVYAKPLHGWSGNQVWEARNFNPAIHNVWAVPRREVLNSNGIITQNEGW; encoded by the coding sequence ATGAAAACTCTGAAAATACTAGCCCTATCTCTTATACTTGCTTTCAGCCTTCAATCTTGTAGTAGAGAACTTGATATTGAACAAGAAGGCTCTCCAAATTTGCAGAATTTTTGGAAAACAGAATATGACCTAATGACAGGTTCTAACGCAATGTACCGCCAGTTAATGAGTGGAGAATTTTATGGACGCGGACTTTTTTGGTTCATAAATGCATCTGATGATATGGTTACAGGGCGTACAAGAGCAGAGGCTGACAACGCCAAAAACTTTAACAGCTCATACCTTGGAGGCTCCTTAGAAAACCAATGGTTTGTAAGGTATTGGACAATAGCACGAGCTAATGATGTCCTACACTATGCCGACCAAACCTCAGCCTCAGAAAAAGTAAAAAACAAATACAAAGGTGAAGCTCTATTTATGTCTAGCAGAATGTACTTTGAATTAGCCTCCAACTATGGTAATGAGAAAGCAGGCGTCCCTATTCTTCCTAGAGATGGAAGCATTGCTAAAGAGCCTATCCCAAGAGCAACAAATGTAAATGTAAACTATGATATGATTATAGAAGACCTTAAAAAGGCTGGAGAAATGTTACCTTGGCTCAACGAACTTTCTGCAAGTGAGAAAGGAAGACCACATAAAGTGGCAGCTTGGGCATTATTATCCAAAGTGTACCTATTCAAAAAAGACTATGCCAATGCAGAAATCTGGGCAACTAAGGTAATGAAAGAGGGGAATAGGCAACTAATGGCTAATTTTAGAGATGTATTTAAAGCAGAAAACAACTTTGGTTCAGAATATATATGGAGTGCCAATACAACTCCAGAGTTTACAGGTTGGGGGTCTATATTAGCAGGAGTAATGTTAGAAAACAGAGGTTGGGGAGAATATAACGGATGGGGATATTTCACCCCTACTAAAGAACTATACGATAGCTACGAAGAAGGAGATAAAAGAAGAGAAGCTACTATTTTAAAACCAGGCGACAAATTCATTTTTAATAATAAAGAAAGAGTGTATTCTACAGTAAACAGTCCTACAGAAATGCAATTCAATAAATATATGGATGCTTTCAAAGTAGATATTAAAAATAATCCAAGTATTGTTAGCCAAAACGGAGATTTTCCAGCTACTAACTTAAATATTCCTTTGATGCGCTACGCTGAAGTTATCTTGATTGCAGCAGAAGCCAAACTAATGCAGGGAAAAAACGCAGATACCGAAATTAATATGATTCGTGTAAGAGCAGGCTTATCCCCTAAATCTGGAAATACAATGACCGATTTAAAAAGAGAAAGACGAAATGAACTAGCAGGCGAATGGAGCGATCGCCATAGAGATTTAGTAAGATGGGGAGACGCGCAAGCCGTATATGCTAAACCACTGCATGGCTGGAGCGGAAACCAAGTGTGGGAGGCTAGAAACTTCAATCCTGCCATCCATAATGTATGGGCTGTACCAAGGCGAGAAGTATTAAATAGTAACGGTATTATTACTCAAAACGAAGGTTGGTAA
- a CDS encoding DEAD/DEAH box helicase family protein, whose translation MNTNFAFLKNEFKDLYEHSKSAEQNTFTQPRFCLISCRITLEKAMHWLYDNDEDLHLPYQKNLAALMYADDFKNIVKPSMFRELVYIQKIGNRAAHGEKVTAMEALQGLKNLFRFLSWVSKYYSQEDPEIPPFEERYIPYDTPRETEAQVIQDLENKSRAVLEKEEALIRERQLLEQERKDLRKEREAYLKLMTERKQERTETYQNVEAVPELTSEKETRRLLIDLMLKEAGWGNLQKGINTEYPVEGMPASTNPSGKGFVDYVLWDDNGKPLAVIEAKKASYDAANGKHQASLYADALERKFGQRPLIFYTNGYEVYFWDDTFYTPRRVYGFFNKKELQTLIKRRKERSDIRQFQINQNIAGRPYQLQAIQRVAETLVGEHRGNLRGKSRKALLVMATGSGKTRTSAAMVDMFTKCNWAKRILFLADRNALVTQAKNAFKEHLPHLSAIDLTQDKDDGTARVVFSTYPTMMNRIDQITSNGERQFSIGHFDVIIIDEAHRSVYQKYQAIFDYFDAILIGLTATPKKDIDRNTYQLFEIEDDNPTFAYELDTAVKEGFLVPPKALSVPVKYVREGIKYKELNEKDKAEIETLFGLDSEENEDFEISKNKINSSLFNTDTVDKVLSYLMEKGLKVESGDKLGKTIIFAKNHNHAVFIEERFNKMYPEYGGTFLRVIDNYEDKAQNLLENFCFDKGEEKDPQIAVSVDMMDTGVDAPRVLNLVFFKEVKSFAKFWQMIGRGTRKCPDIFGKDQDKEFFLIFDICGNFEYFDEFPDGYQPSQTQSLQSRLFDIQLDIVFHLQQQSEKTLSALALEQEYLQQLQAKVQQLDEQRFEVRKHWEMVRKYKEASAWVQLSRSALLELYGISHLVSYTEDKDEMAKKFDLLLFNLNLALVTSDKKQKNYIANVMNFGQLLGKKLNIPIVKQREGIIKDIQTDAFWHSVDLATVEQIRTELREVVKVLRDEDKEKPIYTTIEDELNVNEVREMDLLENYTSLQSYKDRVEHFIRKNKHHLVIDKLYKNIPITPSELKSLEDFLVHQKFNLSDIEKEYETKSLGLFIRKVLGLDIQAANAHFARFIQEENLTADQMLFVEKIIHYLNKNGILDKQMLTKPPFNDQYDNGILGVFEEKTQVMKIIGLVDEISKNAGVA comes from the coding sequence ATGAACACCAACTTTGCTTTTCTAAAAAACGAATTTAAAGACCTCTATGAGCATAGTAAAAGTGCGGAGCAAAACACCTTTACTCAGCCTAGATTTTGTTTAATTTCTTGTCGCATTACGCTAGAGAAAGCAATGCATTGGCTTTATGATAACGATGAGGATTTGCACTTGCCTTACCAAAAGAATTTGGCGGCACTCATGTATGCAGACGATTTTAAAAACATCGTAAAGCCCTCTATGTTTAGAGAGTTGGTGTACATTCAAAAAATAGGTAATAGGGCGGCACATGGCGAAAAAGTAACCGCAATGGAAGCCTTACAAGGGCTGAAGAATTTGTTTCGTTTTCTTTCTTGGGTTAGCAAATATTATAGCCAAGAAGACCCAGAAATTCCCCCTTTTGAGGAACGCTACATTCCTTACGATACACCTAGGGAAACGGAAGCCCAAGTTATACAAGATTTAGAGAATAAAAGCCGAGCAGTCTTAGAAAAAGAAGAAGCTCTGATAAGAGAACGCCAACTGCTAGAGCAAGAAAGGAAAGACCTAAGGAAAGAGCGAGAGGCTTATCTAAAACTGATGACCGAGCGTAAGCAGGAAAGAACCGAAACTTACCAGAATGTGGAGGCGGTGCCAGAACTTACTTCCGAAAAAGAGACTCGCCGTTTGCTTATAGACCTTATGCTGAAAGAAGCAGGTTGGGGAAATTTACAAAAAGGTATCAATACAGAATATCCTGTGGAGGGGATGCCTGCTAGTACCAACCCATCGGGTAAGGGTTTTGTAGATTATGTCTTGTGGGATGATAACGGTAAACCATTGGCTGTGATAGAAGCGAAAAAAGCCAGCTATGATGCTGCCAACGGAAAACACCAAGCCAGCCTTTACGCCGATGCTCTTGAAAGGAAATTTGGGCAACGCCCTCTGATTTTCTATACCAATGGTTATGAGGTTTATTTTTGGGACGATACTTTCTACACGCCACGCAGGGTGTATGGTTTCTTTAATAAAAAAGAATTACAAACTCTTATCAAACGAAGAAAGGAGCGTAGCGATATTCGTCAGTTTCAGATAAATCAGAATATTGCGGGTCGTCCGTATCAGCTCCAAGCTATCCAAAGAGTGGCAGAAACTTTGGTGGGAGAACACAGAGGCAATCTAAGAGGTAAAAGCCGAAAGGCACTCCTAGTGATGGCTACAGGAAGCGGAAAAACCCGTACTTCTGCCGCTATGGTAGATATGTTTACCAAGTGCAATTGGGCAAAACGGATTCTGTTTTTGGCAGATAGGAACGCATTGGTTACACAGGCAAAAAATGCATTTAAGGAACATTTGCCACACCTTTCAGCCATAGATTTAACACAAGATAAAGATGATGGTACGGCTCGTGTGGTATTTTCCACTTACCCTACTATGATGAACCGTATAGACCAAATAACAAGCAACGGCGAAAGACAGTTTAGCATCGGACATTTCGATGTGATTATCATTGACGAAGCCCATCGTTCGGTCTATCAAAAATACCAAGCGATTTTTGATTATTTTGATGCCATACTTATTGGGCTCACAGCAACGCCTAAAAAGGATATTGATAGAAACACCTATCAGCTTTTTGAGATAGAAGACGATAATCCCACCTTTGCTTACGAGCTAGACACCGCTGTGAAAGAAGGCTTTTTAGTACCACCTAAGGCTTTGTCTGTTCCCGTGAAATATGTGAGAGAAGGGATAAAATACAAAGAGCTAAACGAGAAAGATAAAGCAGAAATAGAAACTCTTTTTGGGCTAGATAGCGAAGAGAATGAAGATTTTGAAATTAGCAAAAATAAGATTAACTCATCACTTTTTAATACCGATACAGTAGATAAAGTATTGTCCTACCTTATGGAGAAAGGGTTAAAGGTAGAGTCTGGTGATAAGCTAGGGAAAACTATTATTTTCGCTAAAAATCATAATCACGCTGTTTTTATAGAGGAACGATTTAATAAAATGTACCCTGAATACGGAGGAACTTTTCTGCGTGTGATTGATAACTACGAGGATAAAGCCCAAAACCTATTAGAGAATTTTTGCTTTGATAAAGGCGAAGAAAAAGATCCTCAAATTGCGGTTTCGGTGGATATGATGGATACTGGAGTAGATGCTCCAAGGGTATTGAATTTGGTCTTCTTTAAAGAAGTGAAATCCTTTGCTAAATTTTGGCAAATGATAGGGCGAGGCACTAGAAAATGCCCTGATATTTTCGGTAAAGACCAAGATAAAGAGTTTTTCTTAATCTTTGACATCTGTGGTAATTTTGAATATTTTGACGAATTCCCAGATGGTTATCAGCCTAGCCAAACTCAATCTTTGCAATCCCGATTGTTTGACATACAGTTAGATATTGTGTTTCACCTGCAACAACAATCAGAAAAAACATTATCTGCTTTGGCTTTAGAACAAGAGTATTTGCAACAGTTGCAAGCTAAGGTTCAGCAATTAGACGAACAGCGTTTTGAGGTAAGGAAGCATTGGGAAATGGTCCGAAAGTATAAAGAGGCTTCTGCTTGGGTTCAGCTATCTCGTTCGGCACTGCTAGAGCTTTACGGTATAAGCCATCTAGTTTCCTATACTGAGGATAAAGATGAAATGGCTAAAAAGTTTGATTTATTACTTTTTAATCTCAATCTAGCGTTGGTTACTTCGGACAAAAAACAAAAAAACTACATTGCCAATGTAATGAATTTTGGACAATTACTAGGCAAAAAACTTAATATCCCAATTGTAAAACAAAGAGAGGGAATTATAAAAGACATCCAGACCGATGCTTTTTGGCATTCGGTAGATTTGGCTACCGTAGAGCAGATTCGTACCGAACTGAGGGAAGTGGTTAAAGTACTTAGAGATGAGGATAAAGAAAAACCTATCTACACCACTATTGAAGATGAACTAAATGTGAATGAGGTAAGAGAAATGGATTTGCTAGAAAACTACACTTCTCTACAAAGCTATAAAGACCGTGTGGAACATTTTATTAGGAAAAATAAGCACCATTTGGTTATTGATAAACTTTACAAAAACATTCCGATTACGCCTAGCGAACTAAAGTCTTTGGAGGATTTCTTGGTACATCAAAAATTCAATCTCAGCGATATAGAAAAAGAGTATGAAACAAAGTCTTTAGGGCTTTTCATTCGTAAAGTTTTAGGGTTAGACATACAAGCAGCTAATGCCCACTTTGCTCGGTTTATACAAGAAGAAAACTTAACTGCCGACCAAATGTTGTTTGTAGAAAAAATCATTCATTACCTTAACAAAAACGGAATTTTAGATAAACAAATGCTTACCAAACCTCCGTTTAACGACCAATATGATAACGGCATTTTAGGTGTTTTTGAGGAGAAAACACAGGTAATGAAGATTATAGGTCTAGTAGATGAGATCTCCAAAAATGCAGGAGTAGCATAG
- a CDS encoding endonuclease/exonuclease/phosphatase family protein gives MKTIITNLFLAWVLLFSSFYSSQNLKLMTFNIRYDNPDDGLNVWRNRILNTKNLLEFYIPDIIGFQEVLPNQYLDLKTILPSYNSYSLGRDSENQGEACPLFFNKNRFELLDSGTFWLSPTPNKISKAWGANLNRICSWVMLKDNISKSTLKIYNLHFDHESELSRKNSLALIQEYINKDREQNIYTLVMGDFNTTFSNQELLQQVLPPLAEASTLAKKTLLNNGTFQAFGKKVGQSPRIDYIFVPKDTEVLQYQILSNQFYGQYPYDHFPVLTEIYITKLRRNIE, from the coding sequence ATGAAAACAATCATCACTAATTTATTCTTAGCTTGGGTTTTACTCTTTAGCTCTTTCTATTCGAGCCAAAATCTAAAACTAATGACCTTTAATATCAGATATGATAACCCTGATGACGGACTGAATGTATGGCGTAATAGAATATTAAATACTAAAAACCTATTAGAGTTTTATATTCCTGATATCATTGGATTTCAGGAGGTATTACCAAATCAATATCTTGATTTGAAAACAATTCTACCTAGCTACAACTCCTACAGCCTAGGAAGAGATAGCGAAAACCAAGGGGAAGCTTGTCCTCTATTTTTTAATAAAAATAGGTTTGAATTGTTAGACTCTGGAACCTTTTGGCTTTCACCAACCCCTAACAAAATTTCCAAAGCTTGGGGAGCAAATCTTAATAGGATTTGCTCTTGGGTAATGCTAAAAGACAACATTTCCAAATCAACTCTAAAGATATATAACCTACATTTTGACCATGAGAGTGAGTTGTCTAGGAAAAATAGCCTTGCCTTAATTCAAGAATATATTAACAAAGATAGAGAGCAAAATATCTACACTTTAGTCATGGGAGACTTCAACACCACTTTTAGCAATCAAGAGCTATTGCAACAGGTATTACCTCCCCTAGCTGAAGCCTCTACACTAGCCAAAAAAACATTACTTAACAACGGAACTTTTCAGGCGTTTGGCAAAAAAGTAGGGCAATCACCTAGGATAGATTATATATTCGTTCCAAAAGACACGGAGGTTTTACAATACCAAATCCTGTCCAATCAGTTCTACGGACAATATCCGTATGACCATTTCCCTGTGCTCACAGAAATTTATATAACAAAACTAAGAAGAAATATTGAGTAG
- a CDS encoding SusC/RagA family TonB-linked outer membrane protein, with the protein MFRKKTTAICYLLGLATFPSLALAQSHQDSVKTKVIEEVTLVNIGYGRKEFKKTSGSVAKTNLDNIADRSVASVADVLQGKTAGVMVTGEGGDPTSIPKVTIRGLGGVNGEEPLYVIDGVLFEKAPFINPNDIESMNVVKDATAAVYGARASGGVIFITTKKGKKGQLNINFDVKQGFQQAWRKKKALNAAEFQDIMTKAYQNAGLAVPRAFDPTTNPDGRITRTDWIEEIFRTGSIQDYNVDLSSGGEKTNAFMSFNYRKQEGTLLNTGLDRYNFRLNTDHQLKPWFKLGQNLSYTSLAGNGANTNDGYTGAILAAMYYTPSVTVRDKNGNYSGLPLDFAGDYGDTVNPVAELERINFRRPVHTLLINPYLEIKINPHLKFRSNLSLNQSFINNKDVKVQRPEIGKPDFRNGVGYRTNYLKTLLSEQILTYDRSFGKHNISLTGLYSFQKDSGEGFGASIENFPQETPSFMYLQNGTGTKITESFLEKRALTSAMVRLNYDYHSRYILSLIGRKDGTSLLPKQNRFENYYAISGAWNIAQENFMTGSHFSTLKLRYSHGLTGNLGGLQNNVNAIYPLFTRFENIIFGENPTQNMAYYASILGNPNLKWGKSQQNTLGIDIGISRDRFTMTVDYFHKKSLDQIMAKPLPSTSGYTEIYENVGTFLDTGFEVGVNFRNRTSNRFRYNINANFATLKNEILSMGESTEMQMNANMRRSLYPVRNVVGQSMYSYYGYKTGGIFQSDAEVKAHIDSNGNLLQPNAKPGDLKFLKANSSTGALNPKDDYVNLGNPFPKLTYAFTINLEYDNWDLSAFFQGVHGNKIFNALKFVTMNPVGAGQNYNLDRDILNAWSPNNTATNIPRVVARDPNGNYSNVSDFYVEDGSFLRLRNFSIGYNVQSPALTSAGIKKLRIYASGTNLLTFTKYTGFDPEVGMDFLGIDQGRYPIAKNIILGVNISL; encoded by the coding sequence ATGTTTAGAAAGAAAACTACAGCAATTTGCTACCTATTAGGATTAGCTACATTTCCATCTCTTGCTTTAGCACAATCTCATCAAGATAGTGTAAAAACTAAAGTGATAGAGGAAGTAACATTGGTGAATATTGGATACGGTAGAAAAGAATTTAAAAAGACTTCAGGTTCCGTAGCTAAAACTAATTTAGACAATATTGCAGACCGCTCAGTAGCGAGTGTAGCAGACGTACTACAAGGAAAAACAGCTGGAGTTATGGTTACTGGCGAAGGAGGAGATCCTACTTCAATCCCAAAAGTTACGATTCGTGGTCTAGGGGGTGTTAATGGAGAAGAACCACTTTATGTTATTGATGGCGTGTTATTTGAAAAAGCCCCTTTTATAAACCCAAATGATATAGAATCTATGAATGTGGTAAAAGATGCTACGGCGGCAGTTTATGGAGCTAGAGCATCTGGAGGGGTTATCTTTATTACCACCAAGAAAGGTAAAAAAGGGCAGCTCAATATCAATTTTGATGTAAAACAAGGTTTCCAACAAGCTTGGCGAAAAAAGAAGGCTTTGAATGCTGCTGAATTCCAAGACATAATGACTAAAGCATACCAAAATGCAGGACTTGCAGTTCCTAGAGCATTTGATCCCACCACAAATCCAGACGGTCGAATCACTAGAACAGATTGGATAGAAGAAATCTTTAGAACAGGTTCTATTCAAGATTACAACGTTGATTTAAGCAGTGGAGGAGAAAAAACTAATGCCTTTATGAGCTTTAATTATCGTAAGCAAGAAGGTACCTTATTAAATACTGGCTTAGACCGTTACAACTTTAGGCTGAATACAGACCATCAATTAAAACCTTGGTTTAAGCTGGGACAAAATCTTAGTTACACTAGTTTGGCAGGAAATGGTGCAAACACAAATGATGGCTACACTGGAGCTATTTTAGCGGCTATGTATTATACCCCAAGCGTTACTGTTAGAGATAAGAATGGTAACTATAGCGGACTTCCTTTAGATTTTGCTGGAGATTACGGAGACACCGTAAACCCAGTTGCAGAATTAGAGCGTATTAACTTTAGAAGACCAGTACACACACTATTAATTAATCCTTATCTAGAGATAAAAATAAATCCTCATTTAAAATTTAGATCTAATTTATCACTAAATCAATCTTTTATCAATAATAAAGATGTTAAAGTTCAAAGACCAGAAATTGGAAAACCTGATTTTAGAAATGGTGTTGGATATAGAACCAATTATTTAAAAACATTACTCTCCGAACAAATTTTAACTTATGATAGAAGTTTTGGCAAACATAATATTAGCTTAACTGGTTTATATTCCTTCCAAAAAGATTCAGGAGAAGGCTTTGGGGCTTCTATAGAGAATTTTCCGCAAGAAACACCATCATTTATGTATCTACAAAACGGAACAGGAACAAAAATTACAGAAAGTTTCTTGGAGAAAAGGGCATTAACCTCTGCAATGGTAAGATTAAACTATGACTATCATTCTCGTTATATTTTATCATTGATAGGTAGAAAAGATGGCACCTCACTACTTCCAAAACAAAATAGATTTGAAAACTACTATGCAATTTCAGGAGCATGGAATATCGCACAGGAAAACTTTATGACTGGGTCTCATTTTAGCACATTAAAACTGAGATACAGCCACGGTCTGACAGGAAATTTAGGTGGACTACAAAATAATGTTAACGCCATCTATCCCCTATTTACCAGATTTGAAAACATTATTTTTGGAGAGAATCCTACACAAAACATGGCTTATTATGCTAGTATTCTTGGAAATCCTAATTTAAAATGGGGAAAAAGCCAACAAAATACTTTAGGGATAGATATTGGGATATCGCGTGACCGCTTTACGATGACCGTAGATTATTTTCACAAAAAGTCTCTAGACCAAATTATGGCAAAACCGCTACCTAGTACTTCTGGATATACAGAAATATATGAGAATGTGGGAACATTTCTAGATACTGGATTTGAAGTTGGAGTTAATTTTAGAAATAGAACTAGCAATCGTTTCCGCTATAACATCAATGCGAATTTTGCAACTCTAAAGAATGAGATATTATCAATGGGAGAGTCTACCGAAATGCAAATGAATGCCAATATGCGTAGATCACTCTACCCTGTAAGAAATGTTGTTGGGCAATCTATGTATTCTTACTACGGATATAAGACAGGAGGTATTTTCCAGTCAGATGCAGAAGTAAAAGCCCATATAGATTCCAACGGAAACTTATTACAACCTAATGCAAAACCTGGTGATTTAAAATTTTTAAAAGCCAATAGTTCTACTGGAGCACTCAATCCTAAAGATGACTATGTAAACCTAGGTAATCCTTTTCCTAAATTAACTTATGCTTTTACCATAAATCTAGAATATGACAATTGGGATTTATCAGCATTTTTCCAAGGAGTACACGGAAACAAAATCTTTAATGCTCTAAAATTTGTTACTATGAACCCAGTAGGAGCTGGCCAAAACTATAATTTAGACAGAGACATCCTCAACGCATGGTCTCCAAACAATACCGCAACCAACATTCCTCGTGTCGTAGCAAGAGACCCTAATGGAAACTACTCTAATGTTTCGGATTTTTATGTAGAAGATGGCTCTTTCTTGCGTTTGAGAAATTTTAGTATTGGTTATAATGTACAATCACCTGCTCTAACTTCTGCTGGTATCAAAAAATTAAGAATCTATGCCTCTGGCACCAACCTTTTAACGTTTACAAAATATACAGGATTTGATCCCGAAGTAGGAATGGATTTCTTGGGAATTGATCAGGGACGCTACCCTATAGCCAAAAATATCATTCTAGGTGTAAACATTAGTCTATAA